One region of Nycticebus coucang isolate mNycCou1 chromosome Y, mNycCou1.pri, whole genome shotgun sequence genomic DNA includes:
- the LOC128578952 gene encoding protein 4.1-like isoform X2 — MTESITRYFLRLQIQVDIVSGGLTCPPVTRAFLESYTIQAERGKYVADEDINKIKPHTDFYFGSINTEEMKDLLVNFYKAHMYVVVLPGGRLVMVDLNRVSCNTWQTFEHSFGDYPVFFWIT, encoded by the exons ATGACTGAGAGTATCACCAG ATACTTCCTACGCCTCCAGATCCAGGTAGACATTGTTTCTGGGGGCCTGACCTGTCCCCCTGTGACTCGTGCATTCCTGGAATCCTACACCATCCAGGCAGAACGTGGAAAATATGTGGCTGATGAGGACATCAACAAAATCAAGCCacatactgatttttattttgggtCCATTAACACCGAGGAGATGAAGGACTTGCTGGTGAATTTCTACAAAGCACATATGTATGTTGTCGTACTTCCTGGAGGGAGACTGGTCATGGTAGATTTAAATAGGGTCTCTTGTAACACTTGGCAGACATTTGAGCACAGTTTTGGGGATTATCCAGTTTTCTTTTGGATAACCTAG